From Erythrobacter sp. YJ-T3-07:
AGGCGATCTGTACATCAGCCTGCAAAGCGAGAGTCAGTTCATGCGGGCCGGCGCGATTGCCGAGCAGGTGATAGAGAACCCGAAGGACGGCACGATCACCGCCACGTTCGGCGACGTGCCCGACGGCCAGTATGCCCTGATGGTATGGCACGACATTGATGGCGACGGCACGTTCAGCATGGGGCCGATGGGCCCGACGGACGGCTGGTCGATGATCGGCGGGGCCCAGCTTCGCGGGATGCCGACCTTTGCCGCGCAGAGCTTTACGCTGGAGGGCAGCGCCCAGGTCACCGAACCCGTCCTCTATCCGCGAGACGGCGAATGAGCGCGTCTCCCTCCCCCCAGCGCACCGCGCAGGACGATCTGCGCATGATGCGGGAACTGGCCGAGGAGGGGCGCAATCGCCCCCTGCTCGGCGGGCGTGAGTTCGTGCTCTTCGGCTGCGCGATCGCGCTTGCCAGCCTGCTCCACGCGGCGATCCTCGAGCGGCTGCTGCCCTTGCCACCAATGGCCCTCGCGGTGGTCTGGTTCGCCGTGATGATGATTGCCGTCGTCCTCTCAAGGTTCATGCGCTCGGGCGAAACGAAGCCGACGACCGCCAACCGGGTCGAGCGGGAAGTCTGGCGCGCAGGCGGTTACGTGATCGGCGCTCTCGCCCTGAGTATTCTGGCCAATGCACTGATGGACCAGACGCCGCGCGGGTTCTTCCTGTTCACGCTGCTTCCGCCGGTCGTTTTCGGGGTCTATGCGATCGCCATGGCGGCAAGTTCGGCCGCGGCACGTGACACCACACTGCGAAAATACGCGGTGCTGTCCTTCGCATTTCTGGTCCTGACCACGCTGCTTGCCGGGTCGCCCGCGCAATATCTAACGATGGCAGTGGGCGCGCTGCTGGTGTCGATCGTTCCCGGCCTCGAACTTCTGCGGCGGGAGCGCGCCGGTGGCTGACGTCCCGCTTGATTACCGGGCGATCGACGACACCATCCACGGGCGCGTCAGGCTCGCTACGATGGCCTATCTCTCGGGTGCCGAATGCGCAGATTTCGGGGAGTTGCGAGACCGCACCGGCGTGAGCGACGGAAACCTCTCGGTCCACCTGCGCAAGCTGGAGGACGCAGGCTATATCAGCATCGAGAAGCGCTTTGAGGGGAAGAAACCCGTCACCACGGCATGCCTGACCGATGCAGGGCGCGAGGCGTGGATCGTCTATCTCGACCGGATGAAGGCGATGCTGTTCGGGGAGGATGGCGGCTAGCGTCGCAGCCCGCCTCTTCCCGCCGACACTGCATCCCGCTACGCAAGCGGCATGCACGATACCGCCGCAGCCGCGCTTTCGCCGTTCGACATTGCCGCGCTGCTGGTCGTGGCGGCGGCGGTGTTCGGCTATATTAACCATCACTACATCCGCCTGCCGCATGTCATCGGGCTGACGATCATGGGCGCGCTCGCCGCGGTGGTGCTCACCGTGCTCAACGCGCTGGTGCCCAGCATCACGCTGGACGACAGCGTTTCGCGCCTGCTCGAGCGGCTCAATTTCACGCAGACGCTGCTGCAGGGGATGCTCAGCTTCCTGCTGTTCGCGGGCGCGCTGCATGTCGATCTGGACCGGCTGAAGGCGGACTGGCTGCCGGTGCTGCTGCTTTCGACCGTGGGCGTGATCATCTCCACCGTGGTCGTTGGTGTGGCGGCGTGGGGCGTGGGGATGCTGCTCGGCGTGCAGATCGCGCCGATCTGGTACTTCGTTTTCGGCGCGCTGATCTCTCCTACCGATCCGGTCTCCGTGCTGGGCGTGCTGCGGGAAGAGAATGTGCCCGCCTCGCTCCAGAGCGCGGTTGCGGGCGAAAGCCTGTTCAACGATGGCGTGGGCATCGTGGTCTTCACCATCCTGCTTGGCGCAGCGGTGACGGGCGCGGATTTCAGCCTGGGCGAAGGCGCGCGGCTGTTCGTGATCGAGGCGGGCGGCGGCGTCGCGATCGGCCTCTTGATCGGCTGGCTGGGCTTTCGCGCCTTGCGATCGATGGACGAATATACGCTGGAAGTGCTGATCACGCTCGCGGTGGTGATGGGCGGCTATGCGCTGTGCAGCCAGCTGCATGTCTCCGGCCCGCTGGCAATGGCGGTCGCCGGGCTGCTGATCGGCAACCAGGGCGCCAATCTGGCGATGAGCGACCAGACGCTCGATTACGTCAACAAGTTCTGGGAGCTGGTCGACGAGGTGCTCAATTCCGTCCTGTTCCTGCTGATCGGGCTGGAGGTGATCGCACTGGCTCCGGGCTTGCGGGAGCTGGTCTTCGGCCTTGCCGCGATCGTCATTACCCTCGCCGCGCGGGCGATTGCGGTGGGCGGCGCGATCAAGGCGATCCCTGCGGCCCGGCTTTCCACCCCCGGTTCGGGCCGGGTGCTGTGGTGGGGGGGGCTGCGCGGCGGTATCTCGGTCGCGCTTGCGCTCTCGCTGCCCGAAGGGAGCACGCGCGACCTGCTGCTGGCGGCGACCTTTGCCGCGGTGCTGTTCTCCGTCCTCGTCCAGCGCGCCACGCTGGGCAAGCTGATCGACGGCCTCAAGGCGTCCCACTCGCCCGCGATGGAAAAGAGCGAGCAATCCGGCCCATCGAGCGATTGAAGCCACGCGGATTGAAGCGGATCGCGTTTGACTGTAGGGCCGGTTCTCATCCGCCCCGGCAGGGCTGCACCGCGAATGGTGCGGTTCGCGATGCCGGGGCGCAGTCCTTTTTGAAACGCGCAAGGTAAGCCCCATGTCCCGTCGTCGCCAGATCTACGAAGGCAAGGCCAAGATCCTTTACGAGGGGCCCGAGCCGGGCACGCTGATCCAGTATTTCAAGGATGATGCGACCGCCTTCAATGCCGAGAAAAAGGGCACGATCAACGGCAAGGGCGTGATCAACAACCGCATCAGCGAACACGTGTTCACGCGGCTGGCCAATATCGGCATCCCGACTCACTTCATCCGCCGCCTCAACATGCGCGAACAGCTGATCCGGCAGGTCGAGATCATTCCCTTGGAAGTGGTCGTGCGCAACGTTGCCGCCGGATCGCTGTGCAAGCGGCTTGGTCTGGAAGAAGGCGAGCCTCTGCCCCACTCGCTGATCGAATATTACTACAAGGACGATGCGCTGGGCGATCCGCTGGTCGCCGAAGAGCACATCGCCTGCTTCAACTGGGCAAGCCAGGAAGAGATGCAGGACATGTCCGCGATGGCGATCCGCATCAACGATTTCATCGCCGGGATGTTCGCCGCGGTCGATATCCGGCTGGTCGACTTCAAGCTGGAATTCGGGCGGCTGTGGGACGGCGACTATGCGCGCGTGATCCTCGCCGACGAGATCAGCCCCGACGGGTGCCGTTTGTGGGACATGAACTCGGGCGAAAAGCTCGACAAGGATCGCTTCCGCCGCGATCTGGGGGGCGAGGAAGAGGCCTACCAGGAAGTCGCCCGGCGCCTCGGCGTGCTGCAGAACGACGGCAACACCCCGGGCGAGGTGTTCGACCTCTCCGCCCACCGCGGCCGCGTGCGCGGCAGCACTCCGAAGAAGAAGTAACGCCCCTCCCGGCAAGGCAGACCGACCTGAGGGCAAGGCTATCCTTGCGCCTCCGGCTACCGCTGCGCATACTCGGCGCGTGATTTCTTCTCCCAAAGTCCGCCTCGCCTGCGCGGCGATAATGCTCGGTTGCGCCCAGCCGGCCATCGCCCAGTCGGCACCCGCCCCACCGGATATTGCCGAGCGCTCCGACGAGGCCGGCAAGGGATGGGATCCCGCGATGTGGGATCTGGAAGACAGCGAGTTCGAGCCCGAGGCGGGCTGGATCTTCGGCAGGCTGGACAACGGCTTTCGCTACATCATCCGCCGCAACGACCGGCCCGAAGGGACCGCGCTGGTCCGCATGGAAGTCGCCGCCGGATCGCTCGACGAGCGCGAGGACGAGCGTGGCTACGCCCATTATGTCGAACACATGGCCTTCAACGGCTCCACCAGCGTGCCCGAAGGCGAGATGGTCAAGCTGCTCGAACGCCTTGGCCTCGCGTTCGGGGCGGACACCAACGCCTCGACCAGTTTCGAGCGCACGCAGTACAAGCTCGACCTGCCGCGCGCGGACGAGGGCCTGCTCGACACGGCGCTGATGCTGATGCGCGAAACCGCGAGCGAACTGACTTTCGACGAAGCGGCGGTGCAGCGCGAAAAGGGCGTGATCCTGTCCGAACGGCGCGTGCGCAACAATTACGCACTGCAGAACACGCTCGACCAGCTCGAATTCCTGTTTCCCGATTCGCGCATGTCGCAGCGTCTGCCGATCGGCACGGTGGAAACGCTCGAAGCCGCGAATGCCCGGAACGTGCGCGCTTTCTGGGAGCGTGAATATACTCCGCAGGATACGGTGGTGATCGTCGTCGGAGACTTCGATCCGACGATGGTCGAGCGCAAGATTGCCGAACGCTTCGGCGACTGGCAGCGGGGGATCGATGCCGAGCAGCCCGACGCCGGCCCGGTCGATCTGGCCCGCCTGGGCGAGACGGACATCTACATCGACCCCGCGCTGACCGAGAGCGTGACTCTGGTCATGAACGATCCCTATGTGGATCGCCCCGACACGGTGGAAGAAAGCGTGAAATCGCTGCTGCGCGGGATCGGCAGCAGGGTGATCGGTCGACGGCTGCAGCGCCTGCGGCGGGTGGAGGACCCGCCTTTCCGCAGTGTGAACTTCGGGGCCACAAACTTCCAGGAAGCGGCAAGCAGCACGACACTGAGCGTGGCCACGGAGGACGGCGAGTGGCAGCGTGGGCTCGGCACCGCGCTCGACGAGTTTCGCCGGGCGCTGATTTTCGGCTTCGACGACGCCGAAATCGCGGAGCAGGTGAGCACGATCCGCACCCGGCTCGAAAATGCCGCCGCGAACGTGCAAACGCGCACCCATCCCGGCTTCGTCAATGATGCGCTGAAAATTGCGCGTGGCGATACGGTGCCGGCAGGTCCGCGCGAAAGCCTGGCGCTTTTCGAATCCATCGCCGGCGAACTGACGCCGGAAAACGTCCTTGCCGAGATGCGCGAGACGTATCGCACCTTCGACAATCCGCTGATCCGCTTTACCGGCAAGTC
This genomic window contains:
- a CDS encoding DUF2141 domain-containing protein, whose amino-acid sequence is MIRKSIFTAMAPSAILATAALAPPALAGEVTVTLTDVRPDAGDLYISLQSESQFMRAGAIAEQVIENPKDGTITATFGDVPDGQYALMVWHDIDGDGTFSMGPMGPTDGWSMIGGAQLRGMPTFAAQSFTLEGSAQVTEPVLYPRDGE
- a CDS encoding transcriptional regulator produces the protein MADVPLDYRAIDDTIHGRVRLATMAYLSGAECADFGELRDRTGVSDGNLSVHLRKLEDAGYISIEKRFEGKKPVTTACLTDAGREAWIVYLDRMKAMLFGEDGG
- a CDS encoding sodium:proton antiporter, with the translated sequence MHDTAAAALSPFDIAALLVVAAAVFGYINHHYIRLPHVIGLTIMGALAAVVLTVLNALVPSITLDDSVSRLLERLNFTQTLLQGMLSFLLFAGALHVDLDRLKADWLPVLLLSTVGVIISTVVVGVAAWGVGMLLGVQIAPIWYFVFGALISPTDPVSVLGVLREENVPASLQSAVAGESLFNDGVGIVVFTILLGAAVTGADFSLGEGARLFVIEAGGGVAIGLLIGWLGFRALRSMDEYTLEVLITLAVVMGGYALCSQLHVSGPLAMAVAGLLIGNQGANLAMSDQTLDYVNKFWELVDEVLNSVLFLLIGLEVIALAPGLRELVFGLAAIVITLAARAIAVGGAIKAIPAARLSTPGSGRVLWWGGLRGGISVALALSLPEGSTRDLLLAATFAAVLFSVLVQRATLGKLIDGLKASHSPAMEKSEQSGPSSD
- the purC gene encoding phosphoribosylaminoimidazolesuccinocarboxamide synthase, whose translation is MSRRRQIYEGKAKILYEGPEPGTLIQYFKDDATAFNAEKKGTINGKGVINNRISEHVFTRLANIGIPTHFIRRLNMREQLIRQVEIIPLEVVVRNVAAGSLCKRLGLEEGEPLPHSLIEYYYKDDALGDPLVAEEHIACFNWASQEEMQDMSAMAIRINDFIAGMFAAVDIRLVDFKLEFGRLWDGDYARVILADEISPDGCRLWDMNSGEKLDKDRFRRDLGGEEEAYQEVARRLGVLQNDGNTPGEVFDLSAHRGRVRGSTPKKK
- a CDS encoding insulinase family protein, with the translated sequence MISSPKVRLACAAIMLGCAQPAIAQSAPAPPDIAERSDEAGKGWDPAMWDLEDSEFEPEAGWIFGRLDNGFRYIIRRNDRPEGTALVRMEVAAGSLDEREDERGYAHYVEHMAFNGSTSVPEGEMVKLLERLGLAFGADTNASTSFERTQYKLDLPRADEGLLDTALMLMRETASELTFDEAAVQREKGVILSERRVRNNYALQNTLDQLEFLFPDSRMSQRLPIGTVETLEAANARNVRAFWEREYTPQDTVVIVVGDFDPTMVERKIAERFGDWQRGIDAEQPDAGPVDLARLGETDIYIDPALTESVTLVMNDPYVDRPDTVEESVKSLLRGIGSRVIGRRLQRLRRVEDPPFRSVNFGATNFQEAASSTTLSVATEDGEWQRGLGTALDEFRRALIFGFDDAEIAEQVSTIRTRLENAAANVQTRTHPGFVNDALKIARGDTVPAGPRESLALFESIAGELTPENVLAEMRETYRTFDNPLIRFTGKSAPEGGAQALRTATESALARDLTPPEATATAEFAYSDFGDPGTIVEDAVTDDALAIRTIRFANNVRLNLKQTDLSQDRVSVHLSIDGGDMLVSREAPLAVALTGLMASGGLGAHSTDELQSILAGRSVGMGLRSDAQTFSSGGTTTPRDLELQLQLMAALMTDPGYRPEGLGPWRAGLDDFFARMGRTPQSALSEALGPLLSDGDPRFSRQPIEAYRALDYDQLRGRISDRLANGAIEIGIVGDFDEQEAIDAVAATFGALPEREADFRAYADASPRTFTGERGTVEVFHNGEPDQAILRMIWPTTDNDDWQVTSQFNMLERVARLMLTEILREELGQTYSSYANSSQSSVWDGYGTFSIGASVDVAQIGPAREAMLDVIDTLRSTPVSDDLIQRARQPVIESLNNRLKSNNGWMALVARAQSESDNIERFLTAPARYEAISAEQIHALAQQYLAPEEAVSVAVLPREKADTPEGGETTTRAPKP